The Nymphaea colorata isolate Beijing-Zhang1983 chromosome 5, ASM883128v2, whole genome shotgun sequence DNA segment CATCCAGACAGGAGTGGACTTGGTGTATTTCTTGTTTCCCCCATCCACGTAGgacttaattttattttcttgcccCATGTTCCAATTCAGATATAATGAAGAAAGCAACACCGTTCACAAAACAAAAtctgaaaataaaatgcatgaaaattattcaaaaccAATAGAACAAATCAACAATCATTTTCTTGTATATGACCGAGTGACGTTGCTTCTTCGGTCCAGACATAGGAACAGGTAACGATTCTAAGAAAAAACTTATCCCGTCTCACCGAAAACTAAAGGAGAAACTTGTAGAGAAAAAGTTGAACGTCATTAAGGAAAGAGGGTTCACAATGAACCGATACCTTCAACCTCCATTTTCTTGGAGCCTGAATCACCCCAAAACAGGAACCgaccatcttcttcctcctcatcaAGTTCATCGCCATACCCATACTCGACATCACCCTTGTACCCCGGTTCACTAACGTAGCCAGAGTCATGACTCTGAGAATCAACCACACTATGCAACGAACAATTCGAAGAGAAGAAGTTTTCTCTACCACCAAGGAACTCCTTCCCCTCCTTCCCGCAAGAGCCCTTCAGCTCATGCGGAGCCCAATTGGCGTCGAACTTGAAGAACAGCTCCCCGCTGGAGTCCGTCCCGACCATGATGGGGAAATCCGGTGCAGAGACTGTAGCCACCGTCGTCCGGCTCCGATTGCCACTACTGCGGCCAGACGCCGACCTCGACGCCCGGCGCCTCCGCTTCCATGGGCGCCGGAAACCCCTGGCCATCTTCTTCACCAGTCTGCTGGTTCGATTTTCATCCACGAGAGTGAGGTTGGGGATCTCTAGAACCTCCACATGCGTCGAAATTGAGGGAAGAACGCGACTGGGGCCATCACATAGGCACTGTTTCTTGGTGGGGAGGTCGGAAAATTCATTTGGGCAGTCGATATTCTGCTTCGTCGTGCTACTGCTTGGGCTATGAAGATCGGAAGATTGGAAAAACGGCTTCCAATTGCTGAGTTTCAGGGTGCACGATTGCAGAGAGAGGCGGGAGAAGTGCTTATGTGTCATGATGATGAAGATAATGGTAATGGTAACGTTGACGATGTTGGCAAAGATGACGATGCTGACATGCTGAAGAAGGAGATGAGATCCAACAGAGCAAGAAAAGGAACACAAGGCAGCTGAGGCAGAAAACCAAGAAACCGGAGGGTGGGGTCTCTTGCTTTTGCCTTCGCCGAGGTGCCAAATAAGAAGGCGCTAGAAGAAGGCCAACGAGAATTTTATAAGAGGCGAGGAGGAGGGATGTGAATGAATAAATATTAAAAGGGCGGTAAATTTACTGTTGAAAATAATTTCATTTACGTCAAATGTACAATGTATTTTGCATTTAATTCAAGAAGCACCCTTTCACCCCGTAAGTTTATAATGTCGTCAATGATTTATCGAAAATTTCTAAACACAGTCCTCAATAGTCACACCGTCACTCACTTGGAGCACACGCATTATTTTCCTTCTTggttctttcttcttgattaaGATTAGAGATGACAGAAAGAATTTGGACAATCCCTTAAAAAAACCTTTGACATGCttcatgtaaataaaaaaattgcaacatTTCATTAATGGGAAAACCTTGATTCCTAAAGCAGAGTAAGTTATTTATTATGGTATTTTATTTGCGACGGTCATATTTTTTTTGCCTATCATATAGTTCTTATAGTTTTTCGCTATCATCTGCTTTATAAAAGTTTAtcataaagaaggaaaaaaaaactgtttcaaaTAGACACCCTATTCCCTACAAGTAAATTTAACACATAACAGGACAGCTTTTTCTGTTCCTCTTTTGGAGGGTTTTTAGATGCGAGCAATAATAATGAGAAGGAGAGACAGGGGCATGTGATAATGCAGATTCTTCTCTAAGTAGAACATGTGGGTCACCTTTCTGTTTTCCAACAGCTGACATTAGTTGTCTGGTGGGAAGAATTTATCTATGTAGAAAAACAAACATTATaatgaaaaaggagagaaaTGGTAGCTCATAAAGATACTGCACATTTTTAATAGGCTCTAGTGCTCTACAACCATATTTctagagggagggagagagatgttTAACTTTTAGTAACATTGGTGCAAATCTAAGGGAATAAATTTTCCAGTATGAGCGCCTTGTCCACAAGCTTATGTTTGATATAAAATTGTTTGTTTAAATCATTGGACTTTTGCATTTTGGTTGCTTTTGAGCATGAAATGCTAGAAAGTCCTATGTACATCTTGGATTCCAAAGGTTAAATGGTCCATCCTTATCAACTCACTTTGTGGATCACATGTAAACAACTTTCATATTTTACTTGGGGGAAACCCGTTCTGGCCGGAAAACTTGTTTACCAGTTAATACTGAAGCAGCCAAATTTACTTTTGACATCTATTAAGTTGTCCAAATATAGTGGCAATATTGTTTAAAGGATATGTATCTAATGAGTTTCTCTAGGAGCTTTCTAAACTGATACATTTCTTACAGGTCCTTTATTTTTTAGGATCTTTCTTAACTTAACTCATACAGTTCTTACAAAAGTAAAGAAATTTTCAAACAGAAGCTAATACTGTTTTAGTAGGTAAATTAGTTACCAAGAAACCCATTTCCCTTTACTAACAACATCCACTTTCGTGAATCTCATCACTTGTACgaatgaaatatttttcaacacATTTGCTTCCTTTCTTTCACTTCGCATATCGCTTCCCACCATAAGGCTTGAAATTTATCCGGTGGGATGCACCAATGTATCTGAGTCTAAGTATTTTAACTTGAAAATCTTTTAATCTATCTAATTAGACAAGTGAGTGAACCCTCGGGGCTGGTGGGCTAAGTCGTCAGTTCGATTCGATTCTCGTGAGTGCTATTTCTTTGAATCAGCTCTGACTAGGAAGGGAGGCATGACTTGTAAGGCATGTTTGTTATAAGAACAAGCTTATGAACTATATGCAAATACAGTTGCATGAGGAGTGAAGTATTTGAAGCTCAGCTTGTTTGCTACAGCCAATCGTGCTTGTTTGTGTCATGGTGCAACTTGAACAAGTGTATGGGTCAAGTTTGAGTTGCATGAACTTAGTTGTTAAAGCTCCAACAAACTCAtgtaaacacacacacaaacatatatatatatatatatatatatatatatatatatatatatatatatatatatatatatatatatgtagcctAATAtgttataaaaactattttgatataaaacatgttttgaatcaagttgtttttatgaaaaacgtTGAtctttctattatcaaaatgttgatacTTTGAGaatcattcatttttgcttattataaaaacactattaaatccccaaaaatgtaaaaaaaaaatcttaaaatatcataattaaagggtctggtaTTTGTCTCTGACCTATTGGTTGGGTTTTTACCAATCAATAAAAGAGAATTTTTTTATCAGTGTCAAATggctgaaaattttaaaatcagtATGTCACTGAAAGTACCATAAAGTGTTGTTAAAATCACCATAAACCATTGTTGTACCATAAAACCAccgcttaaaaaaaaaaacaaggagaaaaaggtgatagATACTTTCATCACCTGAGGCATGTTTGGATGCATgctcaaaattgggttttgagcAAAAACActgttttgcttccaaaactcattttttgatctGCATGGAAAcaatgtttttagaaaaaatggtttcatgaaaaaatgttgttttgatCATAAGAGAATGAAAAACTGCACCTACCCACCCTATGTCATTCACccgaaaccttttttttttttttgctcacccaaacacaaaaatgatgtttttcaaatcttaattaaaaaaaacatttttgcaaaacctggtttttggaaaattcatttttcaaatgagtCATCCAAAAGCTACCCTAGTACTGGTTCCcacatttttcttcatatttttttatatatatatatatatatatatatattaagttgactATCAAATGTTGCTAAATGACTAAAAATTTATCACTAAAAACATCATCAAACAGGAAGATTAAAAGATGGTTTATAATATAGCGACCGTTTATGATGTTTTTAACGATGGTTTATGGTGTTCAACACCgagttttaaatgtttattcATTTAGTAACATCGGCCAGCCAGCTGAttttaatatatacatacatataataatatCATGGCCATCTTTTTAACTATTCAAGCAAGGTCGTAGCTGGACAAAAAACaactttcaagatttttttttttgtcccaagGAAATTGCATCCCTGTCGCTTAATACCTTCAACTTCAAGTTGAAGGTCAAGGGTTTCATACTCAAGATGCCCTCCATAAGTAGggatataaattaattaaatattcCTAAACCAATTAAACTGGTCCAATAAAGAATATTTGAAGCCGGTTGCCAACCAGAATCTAATTCAGTATACATTTTCATAACTGAATACGAATCTGATTCTAGTATTCAACTGATATCCGATAAATCTATACAAATTCTATATAAATGAACCTGGGTTTGCATTCAGTTATGGGTCCAACTCAGTAACTTCAGTAAAGAGTGGAACGGAAACCATTTacatttcaacattttcttgtttttgtcttgACAAAGAATGCTCCATTGAAGGATCCAATAAAGGGCATATGTGTCATTTATCTTTTTATAGCGAAGGAAGTAATAAATGGATGGCAGAATTATTTCTTTACTATTTTCAGCAAGGCACTAGGATacttttttgcagtttttttttccttttttggaggGGTACGAGTAAAACATTTTTGTAGTGAAATAGAGACTGCTAAATGTTTCGTGTACACATCTTTTTCCCTTTCGCCGAAGGTgaagattttattttgattagAAGATTTAACTGATTGATTCACAAATTTTATTTACTAGTATTAAAATCATTGGAAGCTCATTTTTACTTCAAGAAAAAAGCCAAATAAAGGTTATATATTCAAAGACTCGTTTTAAGTAAACCTTGACAAAAGACAATAGTaatgatatttttcaaattggAAACATTATGTAAATATTCACAAgcataaatttataaaaacaaaaacttatatacatgtatatgtatatatatatatgttatgtatatatatatatatatatatatatatatatagagagagagagagagagagagagatataatTCCAAAATCAGCAAGATCCCTTGACAAAGGATAAGGAACCATTTTTGCATCTTTTCACTACTATGACACAAACTACAAGATACGGCTTCACTCCTTGCTGGTCAGCG contains these protein-coding regions:
- the LOC116255299 gene encoding uncharacterized protein LOC116255299, translating into MTHKHFSRLSLQSCTLKLSNWKPFFQSSDLHSPSSSTTKQNIDCPNEFSDLPTKKQCLCDGPSRVLPSISTHVEVLEIPNLTLVDENRTSRLVKKMARGFRRPWKRRRRASRSASGRSSGNRSRTTVATVSAPDFPIMVGTDSSGELFFKFDANWAPHELKGSCGKEGKEFLGGRENFFSSNCSLHSVVDSQSHDSGYVSEPGYKGDVEYGYGDELDEEEEDGRFLFWGDSGSKKMEVEDRMEDVAVDVVAEQKSYHRCRHKKGDCRMVVS